The Candidatus Thermoplasmatota archaeon genome contains the following window.
CGCAAATATTAGTATATGTTACTCTTTCGCAGTCCCATGTAATGCCATTATAACTCACTCCAAGATAGATTTCAAAATTACCTGGTGTACTATCAGACCATACTACATAAATACCTGTATCGTTTACTGCAATTGCCGGGTTTTTAGAATCGCCGCTAGTAGTTGTAAGCTTTTTTTGCTCTAACGCAGTTAAATTAGCCCAGTAAATCTCCCAATTACCATCTCTGTTATCTTGCCATACTATCCAAGCATCGGTTTCATTTGCTGCAATTGCTGGCTTTTCTGAACAGCTTAAAGTGTTAGTTACTCTTCTTTCAGTCCAGCTCAAGCCTTTATCGGTACTAAAACTACAATATATATCCCAAGTATACAAATCTTCAGATTCTTGCCAGGCGACATAAACACTATCGTTCCAGCATGCTATTGCAGGGTTCTTAATATAATAACCATAGGCAATAGTATAGGCAGGAGACCAATTATCGCCGTTATCGCTGCTGTTAGCAAGGCGAATATAGCACTGATCGTGCCATACTATGTACAGCTCGGTTTCGTTAAGCGCAATTCTTACTTCAGAGCAATATGCTGAAATTATCGTCTTAGGATAGAAATCCCAGCTAGAGCCATTCGTACTACTTCTCAGATAATATATAAAATTGCCTTTGACCCAAACAATATGCACATAATTTTGCCATACAGCAATTGCTGGCGAACGACCCAAGGAAGAGGCAGGTATATTTACCTCTTCCCATACGCATCCCGAAGAGCTACTTCTATTATACCTAATGCCCTGAGCATCTTCCCAAACTACATGAACATAATTTTTCCAGCTTGCTGCTGCAGGATGCATTGAGCTGACTGTATTATTAGACAAATTCACAGGATCTTCCCAGGTTGTTAGTCTGTTAGAACTACTCAGAGCTACGAGAGTAATATTACTGACAACTATAGAACTTAAAACAGCCAGTACAATTACAAATTTATGCACAGTCAATTTATTGTGCTCAGTTGTATATAATATTTGCGACTATGCTGAGCAATTTTGCGCCCTTATTTGACAATTTAGAAATTATATACTTGTATATCCATGTATATCTAAGTGAAGGAATGCTCTATTAGAGGTTCAGTACGTGGAGAGTATAGAATCGTACAAAGAGGAATCTCTACAAAAGAGTTGCGAGAGACTATACTAAAAGGTGCTAAGACAGTGAAATGGAATAGAATAATATCAAGATACAAAAAACTTGAGGTTGTATGGAAGAAATTGCCCTGCTTGTATTTTGTGATAACGACCTATTGGAGGGAATAAGATGGAATGTCCTATCCGCCAAAAAGGAAAACTTGTATCAAAAAAAAATTGACTACTTGTATGAGGATTTGTATCTTGGTAAGTTCGAGGCGGATGTATGCAACCAATGCGGCGAGGCTTTCTTTACAGAGAATGCTATGAATAAAATAGAAAAGAAGGCAAAAGAGATAGGAATACGGGGTCTGGAGCGAAAAACAAAGATCTCAAGGTCCGGGAACTCGCTCATTATCCGAATACCGAAAGCAATTGCTGAGTTCGTTGGTGCAAAGGATGGTACAAGTGTCACCATTCGACCCGGTGGTAAAAGTAAACTTATCGTGGCAATGGAGTAAAACACGTATCCCCTATACTCGTTCCACAATTCCCTTCTCCGCATCCACAACCAGCTTATCGCCCGTTTTAATCTGCTCTATTTTAATTTTATCAACACATGGTATGCCTGGTAGGATCACACCGGTAGCAACGATAGTTTCGGTTTCTTCATTTATAATCGCTCTCGGCGCTACACCATTCTTTTTCAAGCCGTAGATCGCATAAGAGCCTGCTGTAGAGCCCTTACCGCATGGGAACACCAGTATCTTATCCTTAACACATTTGCCCTCGAGCTCGTGCCACTTTTCTATTCACGGTACCTGTCTTTGCATCTATCCCGCCGTAAAAACCAAGAGGCTCTTTTGAAACGAGCGCTTCACCTTCTGCTTTTCCTGGACAGATTGTTCTCCCTCTCATAATAACCTCGCTATCAGCTCATCAATATTTTTGAAAACAACCTTCTGCTTGCAAAAACTAGGCAGATAATTTGCAGCCTTGCCTGAATTGACACCTGTGGTTTTGTAGCCTATTCTTTCAATAGGTGAAACAACCATGCAAGTATCTGCAACTATTTTACTCCCGGCATTTTCTACAATCTTCGTATAACCCATTCTGTTAGCGCATTCCTTCATAACCCTTGAGGTGCAAATCCATAATGGTTTCTTCGGTTTTTTTCCCTTTTAGCTTCTCAGCTAAAACAGATATTTCTCTTAATGAAGCGTGCGGACAACCAAGAACCACAATATTCGGATCTTTACCTGTGTTCAGTTTCTCATAAGTCTCCTTTACAAAATGCTCGTTAAACAAAATCACCTTCCCAAAGCCCCAGCCTTCTCCCATCAAACCTCACCGTGTGATAATGAATTTGAAACGGAAAAAGTTTTTTATCTCTGCACAGATTGGAGAAATAGAAAGATTTGCTAACTCAAAGAAATTATGTTCTGATGCAGGACTTGTTCCTTCATTAAAACGATCTGGAGGCTACTTAAAAATGGGACATATACCAAAACCGAGAAGAAAATGGAGGTGAAAATTAAGTACTCATAATCATATTGATGTAACAAAAAGGGAGCCATCAGGGGTGACGGGGGTTAAATACGTGGAGTGAATGTAGGTGTTTGGAGTAAATAGTGATAAACTAAGAGCCAACCAACAGCCCAATTTTACCTACTACTTTCTTTCTATTTTTTCCTGTTTCTTTATAGACTGAACAAAAATATGATATCTTGCTATTATGTGATGAAGTGTGATCTCGCCTATGATAACGTCATTCTCCGTTACTGGCAGGCGCCTCACGCCGTATCTTGACATCAAATCCAGTGCAGCTTTAATTGTAGTTTTTGGGGCGCATTTGATAAGCTTCTTTGACATTATGCTACCTGCAGTTGCTTCGTGCAGGGTTCTAACATCAGGTATGCCGAAAACATAAGATGGCAGCTTCTTAGGCGCGAGAATTGACAGAATATCGTGTTCCGTTATCACGCCAACCAATTTTTTAGTTTCCTTACTTTCGACAACCCAAACGTGGCTCTTCCCGCTCAAAACAGCTAACACGTGCTCCACATCTGTATCCTTTTCAATTAAAGGCAGGTCCCACAAACGCTTGTCCATAATTTCTTCTACCGTAAATTTGTAGAACTCGGGCACAACCACTTTTTCTTCATGCATATACTTCCCCTCTACCGACTTTTTATGTATTAAACCTTCTCCTTCTCTTTCTTTTCTTTTCTAATCATTTTCAGGGCTTTAACTAATAAAGGAGGTGTGATAAGAGTGGTAACGATAATCATGATAAGTATAGCGGATGCTATATTCGAGCCTATAATCTTATAGTCCAATGCAAATTTGAGCAATATTAGTTCTACGCCCGCTCTTGGTATCATGGCAATACCAACAGCAAAGGACTCGCGCCCGCTAAATTTAGATATCTTAGCGCCACCACCACAACCTACAATCTTACCGATTATTGCGACAATTAGAAGAACGACTGCGAATAGCCCGATGGTTAAGAATGCGCGAACATCGAACTTCGTACCCATGAAAACAAAAAAGATAGGTATGAAAAAAGCACCACCGATCAACGATACGTGTTCTCTAA
Protein-coding sequences here:
- a CDS encoding AbrB/MazE/SpoVT family DNA-binding domain-containing protein; the encoded protein is MEEIALLVFCDNDLLEGIRWNVLSAKKENLYQKKIDYLYEDLYLGKFEADVCNQCGEAFFTENAMNKIEKKAKEIGIRGLERKTKISRSGNSLIIRIPKAIAEFVGAKDGTSVTIRPGGKSKLIVAME
- a CDS encoding aconitase X, with amino-acid sequence MKECANRMGYTKIVENAGSKIVADTCMVVSPIERIGYKTTGVNSGKAANYLPSFCKQKVVFKNIDELIARLL
- a CDS encoding aconitase X; this translates as MGEGWGFGKVILFNEHFVKETYEKLNTGKDPNIVVLGCPHASLREISVLAEKLKGKKTEETIMDLHLKGYEGMR
- a CDS encoding transposase, which codes for MNLKRKKFFISAQIGEIERFANSKKLCSDAGLVPSLKRSGGYLKMGHIPKPRRKWR
- a CDS encoding CBS domain-containing protein; protein product: MHEEKVVVPEFYKFTVEEIMDKRLWDLPLIEKDTDVEHVLAVLSGKSHVWVVESKETKKLVGVITEHDILSILAPKKLPSYVFGIPDVRTLHEATAGSIMSKKLIKCAPKTTIKAALDLMSRYGVRRLPVTENDVIIGEITLHHIIARYHIFVQSIKKQEKIERK